In Phormidium yuhuli AB48, one genomic interval encodes:
- a CDS encoding ABC transporter permease, whose product MQEARWGFKLELLKTLVQRELESRYKGSVLGNLWPLLTQLSQLLIYTYVFSVVLQVRLELSGVPANNFAYGLWLFAGLVPWLAFTNGLSQAASAVVSQTNLVKKVVFPLSLLPLVPVCAAFVESTFGLMILIIFVAIFTQQFHTTLLLMPLLCLPQLLLTSGLGYFTAALTVFLRDIPQTLHVVLNLWFYLTPIVYPVNTIPEAFQNWIFWLNPLAALAEVYRDAILVGQIQHWGEWAIAGVVASIVFLGGLWSYRKLRPGFADVL is encoded by the coding sequence CTGCAAGAGGCCCGTTGGGGGTTCAAACTTGAACTCCTGAAAACCCTCGTTCAACGAGAACTCGAATCCCGCTACAAAGGATCGGTGTTGGGAAATCTCTGGCCGCTGCTGACGCAACTGAGTCAACTTCTCATCTACACCTACGTTTTTTCCGTCGTTCTCCAAGTTCGCCTAGAACTGTCCGGAGTTCCCGCCAACAACTTCGCCTATGGATTATGGCTATTCGCCGGCCTCGTCCCCTGGCTGGCGTTCACCAACGGCCTCTCTCAAGCCGCCTCAGCCGTCGTCTCCCAAACCAATTTGGTCAAAAAGGTCGTCTTCCCCCTAAGTTTACTGCCCCTGGTTCCCGTCTGTGCCGCCTTTGTAGAAAGTACCTTCGGTCTGATGATTCTCATCATCTTCGTGGCCATCTTCACCCAGCAGTTCCATACCACCCTACTGCTGATGCCCCTCCTCTGCCTACCTCAACTCCTCCTCACCTCGGGGTTAGGCTACTTCACCGCCGCCTTAACCGTCTTTTTGCGGGATATTCCCCAAACCCTCCATGTGGTGTTAAATCTCTGGTTCTACCTCACTCCCATCGTCTACCCCGTCAATACCATTCCCGAAGCCTTCCAAAATTGGATTTTTTGGCTAAATCCCTTGGCGGCCTTAGCGGAAGTCTATCGAGATGCGATTCTAGTGGGACAGATCCAACATTGGGGGGAATGGGCGATCGCCGGAGTCGTTGCCTCGATTGTCTTTTTGGGGGGATTATGGTCCTACCGTAAACTCCGGCCGGGATTTGCTGATGTCTTGTAA
- a CDS encoding class I SAM-dependent methyltransferase, with the protein MVSLGLGSHPLHRPHLSGCWETCEIEASGLLRLVGWTREELVVPELVVNGARIPLLNQYRTYRPDVARQTQVPFSGITFEYQLPYGVTLTEISLSLGGDRLWQAQGSLTLTAPAYEGLLSCETVLGRQQIYGEGLPSPVVSEVVMALVAPLPGPILDFGCGMGALLGALRGGDRAAYGIEIDRPAIREQLRPDVAEYVTLYDGSFPLPYDDGQFASVVSIEVIEHIPNYRQVLEELARVSREQAVFTVPNIDAIPLCFPQQVVPWHLLEATHVNFFNPSSFQKLLLEYFCEVELLQIHPVSVNGTRFHTSVAAICRK; encoded by the coding sequence ATGGTTTCCTTGGGCTTAGGTTCCCATCCTCTTCATCGTCCCCATCTGAGTGGTTGTTGGGAGACTTGTGAGATTGAGGCCTCAGGGCTGTTGCGACTGGTGGGTTGGACTCGTGAAGAACTGGTGGTTCCTGAACTCGTCGTCAATGGTGCTAGGATTCCCCTGCTCAATCAGTATCGCACCTATCGCCCTGATGTGGCTCGACAGACCCAAGTTCCCTTTTCTGGGATTACCTTTGAGTATCAACTGCCCTATGGGGTTACGTTAACAGAGATATCTCTGAGCTTGGGGGGCGATCGCCTCTGGCAAGCTCAAGGTTCCCTGACCCTCACAGCCCCGGCTTATGAGGGCTTGCTGAGCTGTGAGACGGTTTTGGGGCGTCAGCAGATTTATGGCGAAGGACTGCCCTCCCCGGTCGTGTCTGAGGTGGTTATGGCGTTAGTTGCCCCCCTCCCCGGACCCATTTTAGATTTTGGCTGTGGCATGGGGGCGTTACTGGGGGCGTTGCGAGGGGGCGATCGCGCGGCCTACGGGATTGAAATCGATCGCCCGGCCATCCGCGAGCAGTTACGGCCCGATGTCGCCGAGTACGTCACCCTCTATGATGGTAGTTTTCCCCTTCCCTACGACGATGGCCAATTCGCCTCCGTGGTGAGTATTGAAGTCATCGAACATATCCCCAACTACCGCCAGGTATTGGAGGAACTAGCCCGAGTCAGCCGCGAACAGGCGGTGTTCACGGTTCCCAATATCGATGCCATTCCCCTTTGTTTCCCGCAACAGGTGGTTCCCTGGCATCTTTTGGAAGCCACCCATGTCAACTTTTTCAACCCCAGTAGTTTTCAGAAACTGCTATTGGAGTATTTCTGTGAGGTGGAACTCCTACAAATCCATCCCGTCAGCGTCAACGGAACCCGGTTCCATACCAGCGTTGCCGCGATTTGCCGCAAGTAG
- the ruvB gene encoding Holliday junction branch migration DNA helicase RuvB: protein MAIISSQANSSQPGDHRNPLLQPETTAEDVAEYSPDETKPQTQIQADEKIRPQQLTDYIGQSELKEVLQIAILAAQSRQEALDHLLLYGPPGLGKTTMALILAAEMGVGCKITTAPSLERPRDIVGLLVNLKPGDVLFIDEIHRLSPMTEELLYPAMEDYRLDITIGKGKTARTRSIDLQPFTLVGATTRVGALTSPLRDRFGLVQRLRFYEPEELSQIVQRTAKLLDTPLTDSGALEIARRSRGTPRIVNRLLKRVRDYAQVKASGTITEEIAKAALELFEVDPMGLDWTDRRLLTVTIEQFNGGPVGLETLAATTGEDAQTIEEVYEPYLMQIGYLTRTPRGRMASPAAWTHLGYEPPKRQLPLF from the coding sequence ATGGCTATTATTTCCTCTCAGGCTAACTCCTCCCAACCGGGCGATCATCGTAATCCCCTGCTACAGCCGGAAACCACCGCCGAGGATGTCGCCGAATACAGCCCCGACGAGACTAAACCTCAAACCCAAATCCAGGCCGACGAAAAAATCCGCCCCCAACAGTTAACGGATTACATCGGCCAATCGGAACTCAAAGAAGTTCTCCAGATTGCCATTCTCGCCGCCCAATCCCGCCAAGAAGCCTTAGATCACCTTCTTCTCTACGGGCCACCGGGACTGGGAAAAACCACCATGGCCTTAATCCTAGCCGCTGAGATGGGAGTTGGCTGCAAAATCACCACCGCCCCCTCTTTAGAACGTCCCCGAGACATCGTCGGCTTACTGGTGAACCTGAAACCGGGGGATGTGTTGTTTATCGATGAAATCCACCGTCTCAGTCCCATGACCGAGGAATTACTCTATCCGGCCATGGAAGACTATCGCCTCGATATTACCATCGGCAAAGGCAAAACCGCCCGCACCCGTAGTATTGACTTACAGCCGTTCACTCTCGTCGGGGCCACCACCCGCGTGGGTGCGTTGACATCTCCCCTGCGCGATCGCTTTGGCCTAGTACAACGATTACGATTCTACGAACCCGAAGAACTCAGCCAAATTGTCCAACGGACCGCCAAATTATTAGACACGCCCTTAACCGACAGTGGGGCCTTAGAAATTGCCCGTCGTTCCCGAGGAACTCCCCGGATTGTCAACCGTTTGTTAAAACGGGTTCGGGACTACGCCCAAGTGAAAGCTTCAGGAACGATTACTGAGGAGATTGCTAAAGCGGCGTTAGAGTTATTTGAAGTGGATCCCATGGGCTTAGATTGGACCGATCGCCGTTTATTAACGGTTACCATTGAGCAGTTTAATGGGGGGCCGGTGGGGTTAGAAACCTTAGCCGCCACAACGGGGGAAGATGCTCAAACGATTGAAGAGGTTTATGAACCTTATTTGATGCAAATTGGCTATCTCACCCGCACGCCACGGGGACGCATGGCCAGTCCAGCGGCTTGGACGCATCTGGGTTATGAGCCACCCAAACGGCAATTACCGTTGTTTTGA